The nucleotide sequence TCTTGAGAAGCAGAACCATATGGCCCATCTATGTACACTTTTGGACACACTTCTGATCTTGTTAACACTGCCTGCATTCATATCCCACAACCTTCTTTTTTAGAAATTCAATGCTGtaattatttatgaaaataaatctttttaatttttctcttaagTAATGTTGCTAAGTGTGATCTTTTATTATACAACGTCTTTTTTGACACCGACACGTTTTCTCTCACATTTGACAATATATACGTGTACCTCTTGGAATAGGTCGTATATTTGGTAGCTCCAATCTCCAAGAGTTCTAATGTGCACACTAAGGTAATCATCTTGTGGTCCTGAAGTTAAGGAAAATGGATGCCTGCAAATATTGCAAGATTGGAATGGATTAATACTGAATTAAAAATGTAGCAGTGTTTAATGTCGTAGAAATTGAAGTACCATTCAAGGGATGAAATTTGTGGGCACTGAAGGAATATATACATGCCACTTTGGTACTTGAAGCCTTCAGGTTTTTGCATTTTCAGGTACAAAACTTTTCCGGGACACAGACTTACCTGCATGCAAATTATCATAGCTAAATGACATTATAATCCCTTGAAGATTAACTTTATCTGACAAGTTATTTGAACATGaaaaaattgttaaaaatatTCCCTCGACGTAAAATAACAAaatttgaaaggataaaaataactCACTTTATGGTAGCTAATCACGAAGATATCTAGTTAAGATGTTAGTCTTATATTAAACTGTTTAGTCAAATATGTCAACTTATCCCACGATTGTCCACTATTATCTTCACATCAAAACATCTTCATATGAGTATTCGCCTTTTACTAAACATGCTTATAAAAAATCAAGACACTTTAGAACTGAATTAATCTTTGAAAGGCATAATGTCATTTTATTTTCATGGGTCACCATATCCAAATTGAATCTTTTTGAACAAAAATGACGGTTTGCTCAATTTTTAATCATACTTACAAGAACAAAAATGAAATTGGAAATTTCCAAATTTTGGACGGTTACATAAGAATGATAAAGTTAACGGAGAATTAGTTCAATGTTTCTACTATTGCTAAAAAAGTTGATCAAATACTACCTTGAAGATATCAACTTCATAAGATCCTGACCTTACAGCTCTAAAGATCCTCTCTCCAGTGTATAACAAAACTGGAAAAGCAATGTACATCCAAGTCTGCACGTACAAAAGAAATTATCAgtgagaaaaaaataattttgtatcaAAATTTGGTGAAAGACAGAAAAGACTAACCGTTTTCTCGGTCCATTTGTTAGTTAGGAACAAGAACATGGAGTGGACAATGAGCAATGCATAGACAATAACAAACAAATGGTGTGAGTACCAAAATGTGTTGTAGCCGGTGACCCTTCTTAGGGACACCGGCAGCGCCGGCGAGCGACGTCTCGGCCACTTTGTTGCAAGTGTGAATGCAATGGCCATTAGAAACACCATGGCTATCCCACTTGCCACCTCTGTTGTGGCCAAAATTTGCAAGTACGTTGGCTGCCGGAACCCGAATCTCGCCGCTATAGTCTGCTGGAATTATATCTATCCGAGATATGAATTACAGTGATACATATTCACTGTTTATTTAGTAAAATAAGAACATATTGACATACAACAACACACAAAATACATGTATTTAGTATTTTGTCAAAAGATTAAGATGCAGATATTAGACATAACACGCATATTTTACTAACAATTTTCTCCTTATTAGTAGTAAATTTGTTTTTTATGACAAATTTATTTATGTCTCCTTATTAGTATCTTAATAACAAACAAAATGCATATATTTATGTGTATATATGTGGATTTTGGGATAGTAAACAAACAAACTAGCCTAATATTTGCAATAAGTTTTAAAAATAGTCCTAATGTATAGAGCCTAGACACAAAATGTACCATGTTGTTCAGAGTGGACAATTAATTAACCGAAATGCAGGCAAAATTAGACGAGGGTGTACCTTGTGGAAGTTAATGTTGTCATTAAAAGGAATGAGATAGTTGATCCTAGGATCCTTGCGGAGCCAAGTGATTGTGTTTCTACAAACAGGGAGGAGAATGAGAGCCATGTTGAGTTTCAATGTTTCAGCTGCACCTTTTGCAGTTGGAAGGCAATAACCCATCACTTGAAATCCTGATCTATGACTGTACTGATAGAATTTCCACCCAAACAGCACAATGCAAGCCATTACCCAAACCAGAACCATCCAAGCGCGCCGCCAGTTCGTTCGGAACAACACTTCCGCCCTCGACATTGCTTCTTGCTCCTTAAGGAACCCATTCTTGTTGCTCTCCACATTATTTTGCTTCTCTGTATCTCCTGCTGCTAATGATTTCTTTGATGGACTTTGGATTAACTTCAAGAGACACTCCATTTGAGATatctagaaaacaaaaaacaatgcATAATGAATAATGTGTCTCTTGAATTATCAATATTTAAATCTTGAGTTTAGCTAATACTTGTCCTTAGACACATGTTAATGTTACCaattaaaaatttgtattaagaaaaatacaaaatttagCTCTAAAATAATCCCTGACATTGATTATGTGCATTTAAATAGTTTCTGAGATTCTAATTACATcaattatatttttgaaattgtCAAAAGTGCCCCACGTTAATCTTTAACCATGTGATGAGTTACTTGATTAAAAAGAGTTCAGAGACTTATATGGTACATAGGAAATCTTAAAGAtgtaattagtgcaattgaaataTTAGAAACTATTTTTATGCATATAATCAATCTCAAAAATTACTTTGAGACTTAACTtgcatttattatttatttatttagtaaaaACTTAAAAACTTCTACTAAATATACTTTGAAAATACATGTTAACTAAACTcttaaaaagacacaaaactaactaaacttttaaaattttaagagttAAACATGTGATTTTTATTCAATTAAAATTAGTACCTGAATGTAGCCTTTGTTTTGGAGGTCAAGTGATTCCATGATCAAAGCTGCAGAGTTCTCGGCTTCTTCTTGTGTCACGGATAACTTATTTGTAGATGCAGCCAATACAATTGTCTACACAAGCGCCAAAATTATTAGTCAAAAATACAAAGAACATGCCCATGCTTACTAGAACCAATTAACTGTTTCTTACACACCTACTATATTTTACTAATCATACACTTGTCCCGGTAGGACTAGGTGCCATAAATCTAACATGAACATTCAAAAACATGACAAATAGTAACATGATTTTTCTTCAATCATCTTaagattaattattaattaacctGTTTTATATCCGTCTTGGTAATTCTTCCATCATTGTTTCTGTTACACCTatagtaaaagaaaaaattacAGTCAAAAGTAAAATAAACTTGTTAAGGTGTGGCAAAAATGCTACTTATATACTAAATTTAGCTACTAAAACCAGTTATTATGTATTcatatatgtattatttaacttattttcaatttatattttgtattctaatatatattttatattagtgactgattttaatagctaattttaattaatatacacCTAGTATAGTTGAAGATGCGAGTATGATAATTTAGTGtaaattttttacatgtaaaaaaaaaTTCGCATTCTTGAATCAAAAGAATCATCTTTAATCCGAAGCCAGAAACGGTACAAATCAGTTTTAGTGATGTTGAATTTCCAATGCTTTCCTCCTCTTAATGCTCTTAGCAATTCATTGGCAAATTCTGGTGAAGACTGCATCCCTATTGAAAAATgaacaataacaataatgatTGGCAAAAGAATCAATGAGACAAACAACTTTCAAAATCAGATTAAGTTGGTTTAAATAAAAGCAATACCTTTAAATTAAAAGAAACCCAAGTGGAggattcaaaataaaataaatgttaaaCATTGATAACTGAACCAAATTAAGGAACGAGTAATTGATTATACAAACTGTGTTGTAATGTAAGACATTATAGCATATGCGAAGAACGTGGCTAAGGTGGCTAACTACTATGCTTTGCTCACCCTATGATTCTTGTGTGTTAGTTGATTGGTACTATAAGGCAAACAAAAGCAGCCACCGAAATTTAAGGCACACAAAACGGTGTCGTTTCTAAGAATCATGCATCGCAtaataatttttatgattaaaGATAATGAAAACAACTCAATAAAGTGATTActgaaatattataaattacacataataataaaaagaaatgtttgaCTTTCTGTTTCTTATAAAAAGAAATATCTAtgcgaattttttttttatattaagtgTCTTGTTTTCATATTTATCTTATGATGGTNNNNNNNNNNNNNNNNNNNNNNNNNNNNNNNNNNNNNNNNNNNNNNNNNNNNNNNNNNNNNNNNNNNNNNNNNNNNNNNNNNNNNNNNNNNNNNNNNNNNNNNNNNNNNNNNNNNNNNNNNNNNNNaaaataaaaaaataaaaaatttagttaaacCAAAACAATTTTTCTCACCAATGCAGAAGGCAAAGTTGGACCATTCTACAACCGGTTCAGGGCTGGTTCTGGGGGAGGAAACTTGGTCGAACCGGCTGTTCACATGGTTCCATTGCATCCCACTGTGACCGACAATGCCATCGATGAACACTCTTTTCTGAAGTTCGTGGATTTCTGCCACGTGTGGTGGTCGTAGTTggtgttcttgatgatcttcatCATCATGAGGAGGAACATTATTGGACCCGGTCGGACCCGGGTGGTCGTAGAGGAGGTATTTCTTAAGggtccaagaagaagaagaagaagaagatgatgaggtGGAGGAGGAGGGAGTCaatgaagaagatggtgatgcTCTCATGAGAGCAATGAGAGAAGAACGATGATGACTATCATGATTATGATGCTGATGATGAGGAGCTTTTGATTCTACTTGAACATGATGAACATTATCCATTGTTGTTGGGTCGTTTTGAGAAACTCTTTGATGATGTTGTGTCTTAATTAGCTTATTATTTTCATTCGCATttccctaataataataataagcatAGAGAAAATAATGTATTTTTGTTTCAGAGAAAGAAGGtgaataatttctttttttttttttataaggaTCATTACAAAGTCTTCACTTGAATAATAATAATTGCACTCAAAAATTGACCCATGAAAGGAGATAAAGAAAACTATAGCTAGCTAGCTAAATTATGTTGCTACAAATAATGCACGAGCAAATTGGCAATaattgtatatattttttgttattttatttatattatttttttcatgtAGGAGTAGTAGTGTAGAATTTTCTTTATTGGAATTGAGTggttgagtaagggaaaagagaAAGGACAATAATGGTTTTCAATTTGTTCCAGTGTAAAAGAAAggataataatattaaattaatataatacattgtatatatatgtgtatgtgTGTTTGGTTTGGTATGGGTGTGTGGACTAATGTATATGATTATATAGAAATAATTGATGAAGATGATTAATGTAGGTTTTGTTGGATCATCTATCTGATTATATGAGAGAATGAAGGTAGATTAAGTAAGGGCAGGTATTATAGGTTGCATAACAAATCCATGGTGGTGGATTATTAGATTGGAAATATAAAGATTGTGTGacgtataaaaataaataatatatctaTATATTTGTGTGTTGGTGTGTTGGTTGAAATGTgggggagaagagagaagaacaaCGCTGTCATTTCATTTTCCTATCTTTGCTAAATCAATGACACCTCATATTTTTCACTGAGCAAGCAAACAGAATAATGTGTGTGGTATGGATCATGAATATTATTAATTATCATATCATATATCATACTATGCTATAGTAATTATATAtggaaatgaaaaatattttaaagctaAGTGGTTCTATTGGAACTTGGAAGGATCAAATGGAAAAATGTTACCACTTTTGGGTAGCAAAGTAAGTTATTTTAATGTGTTATTGTATCACCAAGCCTAGCTAAGGGTTTGCCAATTGGGTCCAAGGTACTTGtttgtaatttataaaatttaaaatattttttatattaagtaTCTTTGTATTAAATGAAATTTACCTTTTATATATAAGattaatttattatattcatATATTGTAATTTGATTAATGTTCAAGCTatatattttgctatttttcttaaTATGTGTTTTTTTGTCATAATTATTTTAGGACAGCTATAtattatgaaaaagtataggtaaccaacaacATTTTTGAACAATAtgtaaataatgtgaattaatagggttaaaaaaataaatttaattaatagcattaaattaggatgtaatgtatttttatttgattagtgattgttcatattgttcaaaatagtcattgtttacctaacatttttcatatattataaatattcgcTAAAATTAACGGGAGCTAATATGTATTCAAAAATTGAATGATGGTCGTATCTAATTAGATTTTATTAAAGGATGCCGGTTGATAGTaaaagaaaatagtaaaaatgTAATAAATAAATGTCTTTAGAGTACTTTAATTTCAAACTAAatgttaactttaattttaagtaTGCTCTATTTTAAGTCAAAGCGAGCCATGTGActcaaaagaaaacaaacaataTTCATTGCGGTGGGCGTCGTAACTGATTTGGTTTCGTTTTGTGTGGAATGTTGCGTAAATAAAAATAAACGAAATTTGTAGTAAAATTGTGTACGCGCGATTTTAATATAGATATTCTTTTGATCAAATGGTGATTTATTAGATGTATAACTAATTCAAAAGAGTATAgggctttaattttttttagttaattttaattactttttattttatttttacttacacttagtttgaatattttattttatagtcTCCAAGGACTCCACCGATTTAGAGATATTATTCCTTTTAGGACCCTTTCTTTCTCTTACCTGAAGAGTATTCATTGGGCTGTGATGCATATGGATCCCATCCACACAAGGCCCAAAGCCTGGTGGAAAGGGGACATGAAGTGTTAGAGGATCTATCCTTATTGAATTCAACTTCAAATTCTCCTAAATTTAGATATAATTGTTCTTTACGTACAAGCTATTTTACTATAGAAGTTATTTTATCATACAAGTTCATACAATTCTTTTTTCTCTAAACCACCCTCATGCACGCGTCTACACACGCCCATTCCACGCGCCTCTTAATTTAACAGATTTCAATCAACGCGCGAAtatataatttctttttttaaaaggaTTTCGTTTCTTTTTTTGAATTTGTCTGCGTTTTTCTTCATTTGTTTTCATACGTTCTCTCTGCGttctctttcgttgtttcgtgCATTTCTTTCTGTGTTCTCTTTCTGCGTTTTTTTCGATTTTCTTTGTTCTCTACGTTCGTTTTTGAAattaagctctgaaatcgttttgaagataatgaatgattcaagttcagattgtcagCTAGACTAGAGCGAAgtggattattgttttgaatcgaaTGAAGTGCCTGAGGTGTGATTGAATTCTAATTAATgtttttgttagtagtttatgattatCTAGGTGAATAATATTGTGAACCTTGCTTGTGAAAATTATTGTTCATTGTTGATTGTttaaattgaatgtaatgtagttATTCTGATGAAAATTGCTGTCCATTGTTGTCCATTTTATATCGTATTTTTTGGGGTAAATCAGACATATTTGGGTGTAATAAgattttgggtgtatttacaggTTCTGACTTGTCAATTGAACGATCGTGAATTGTATTATTGTTTTGACTCGAATCAAGTAATGAGGTGTAGTTTGAATCTAGACAATGTAGTTTGTTCATAGTTTAAGATTTTATAGTTGAATCGTTTCTATTTGATGCTTATTGAATAGTTGTTGTTGCATTCTATAGTTTATCCTAGCTTTTAATATGGTGTATTGTGgtcttttttgggtgtattttgcagTTTCTGTGCGATGTTGATCAGGAGTTTGTTCTAAAGGTTAGGATGACTTTTAAGATGCTTGAAGATGCTGCAAAATTCTACAAAGATTATTCGAAAgttgcaggtttttctacaagagctCGGAACCCAAATAAGAAGGGTAATGAAATTAAGaaccaattgattacatgtagcagagagggaaaatgaaaattgaaaatatctccgaccgagaagacaaaTCTCTCAGCTGGTTTAAATTGTCCtataagaatttatatacacatattgaATGACATTGGTGTTTGGATCATTTCGAAGGTCgtgttgcatcattcacatcCCTGCTGTCCAAATCAAGTAGAGATGCttaaacagcacagggaactaagcatgtccgtgtgtcgtacaatagagaataacgagtaAGCCggaatcagaccaagcaaaacataccaaTCATTTGTCGCAGTAGTCGGGGGTCACCGCGAGtcaaattttattgaaaaagatgtgagaaGTTACATCACAAGAGAAGTACGGAATGTTTCGGAACTAGAGGATGCAAAAGAATTCGGAAAAtgcttattaagaatgaaagagaagaatcagaatttctttttcgagctcgAACTTGAGGTCGATCAGTCGATTAAGATTTCCTTTTGGGCGGACGCAAGGAGCAGGGCTGCCTATGAGTATTttggagatgttatttcattcgataccacctacaatacaaacaggtaatattCAATTCTACAACAGAGGTGTACATTGCATGTTTTTGGGTGTAGAGAGAGATTATTTCGGCGGATTtaactattttattttctgtttcgtCATATTCAGGTATAATatggtttttggttcttttgtcgaggtgaatcaccacggtcagtcaacacttttcagatgcgctttgatgaaaaacgaggatactcaatcattcaaatggttattcgaATGTTGGCtttgttgcatgggaggaaatgctcTGAAAGGCattctcaccgatcaatgcgcatTGATGCAAAGGGCCATCGAGGCTTGTATACCGACATCAATTCACcggtggtgtatttggcacacTATGAAGAatattccaagcaaattaaacagcTATAAAAGACACCAAGAAATCAAACAAGAGATGagccatgttgtttggaactctcttaCGAAAGAATCATTCGATAAGAATTAGAATGATTTTCTGATGAAGTACGGTCTtggggacaacaagtggctttcaggtaatatttttttttaattctgtaGCAGAGGTGTACATTGCAAGTTTTTGGGTGTATCCTAGTTCTGATTTAGGTGTTTTTTGCAGAGCTTTTCGAAGACTGTCATATATGAATTCCAGTTTATCTCGATCACCACTTCTGGaccgggatgagaagcacacaaaggagcgagagcatgcatgctTTTTTTAACAAGTTCATTACACAAAACAGCTCACTTATCCaattcgtcaaacaatacgaCAATTGCCTAGGAAGCAGGGAGCAAAGAAAGAGAGAAtcggatgctgcagattttcataccaTCATACCGTGTGAAACAAAATCCTCAATAGAAGCTCAGTTTCAACACGTGTATACTCACGATAAGTTTAAGGAATttcaagcacaattcagaggaaaggtgAATTGCATCATAAGATCAAAGCACTCCGCTCTAGGTTATACGATATATGAAGTTGTAGAACAAATTTTtaactcaatattcaacaagtttgggGTTACATATGATGCGGTAGCAGCCGAAGTTAAATGTGAGTGCTTcttattcgagtcaagagggatattgtgccgtcacgctttaagcgtgttaagctttgaacgagtaaaCAAAGTGTCACCGAGATACATATTGGAACGATAgagcaagaacataaagaggagacacacacacatcaagagcagccacgatgAGCCTTTGTtagag is from Arachis ipaensis cultivar K30076 chromosome B01, Araip1.1, whole genome shotgun sequence and encodes:
- the LOC107634528 gene encoding respiratory burst oxidase homolog protein A-like yields the protein MDNVHHVQVESKAPHHQHHNHDSHHRSSLIALMRASPSSSLTPSSSTSSSSSSSSSWTLKKYLLYDHPGPTGSNNVPPHDDEDHQEHQLRPPHVAEIHELQKRVFIDGIVGHSGMQWNHVNSRFDQVSSPRTSPEPVVEWSNFAFCIGMQSSPEFANELLRALRGGKHWKFNITKTDLYRFWLRIKDDSFDSRMRIFFYMCNRNNDGRITKTDIKQTIVLAASTNKLSVTQEEAENSAALIMESLDLQNKGYIQISQMECLLKLIQSPSKKSLAAGDTEKQNNVESNKNGFLKEQEAMSRAEVLFRTNWRRAWMVLVWVMACIVLFGWKFYQYSHRSGFQVMGYCLPTAKGAAETLKLNMALILLPVCRNTITWLRKDPRINYLIPFNDNINFHKVHPRLILPAFRLINYINKFVIKNKFTTNKEKIQTIAARFGFRQPTYLQILATTEVASGIAMVFLMAIAFTLATKWPRRRSPALPVSLRRVTGYNTFWYSHHLFVIVYALLIVHSMFLFLTNKWTEKTTWMYIAFPVLLYTGERIFRAVRSGSYEVDIFKVSLCPGKVLYLKMQKPEGFKYQSGMYIFLQCPQISSLEWHPFSLTSGPQDDYLSVHIRTLGDWSYQIYDLFQEAVLTRSEVCPKVYIDGPYGSASQDHVKYDIVMLIGLGIGATPFISILKDVAATTHNDHVHSGVREYGNLTKCPQKAYLYWVTREQNSLDWFRDVMNQIATSNKNQSVVEMHNFLTSTVYPAGDIRAALLSVIQGLHHAKNGTDLVSRSPIYTHFARPNWFNIFARLAQRHRGAKIGVFYCGSSNLARELKKLCTEFSTKTTTRFVFHKENY